One region of Pseudomonas glycinae genomic DNA includes:
- a CDS encoding AraC family transcriptional regulator → MNVKVQDPTFELALVSPFLLQTLAEVAANKGVEPQSLCRGLGFDFDDLQDPAQRISYRQAVAMIQRALKALPNQGLGLWVGAQNVLGTLGLLGHVLSLCKTLRDAFEIGVRHQHTSGGIVVSSVDVVGDQVYVDVECRLPFAEVQVFAVEEFFASLLVYGRALVGETFKPIAVEFMHAAPDYVDEYRRLLGPEVRFGCLHNRMLIDVQWLDVNLPNHHSLALRQAVKLLELEAAQVHQKLDLIQAVERAIARDLSRGSHIEKIAGDLNMSSRTLRRRLTEHSLTFEALLEQVRQARTMSLLANPDMPIERITEEVGYSDVRSFRRAFKRWTGKSPSAWRSASI, encoded by the coding sequence ATGAACGTAAAAGTCCAAGACCCCACCTTCGAACTGGCGCTGGTGTCGCCATTTCTCCTGCAAACCCTGGCCGAAGTCGCCGCCAACAAGGGCGTCGAGCCGCAGAGTCTGTGCCGTGGCCTGGGTTTTGATTTCGACGACCTGCAGGATCCGGCGCAGCGGATTTCCTATCGCCAGGCCGTGGCGATGATCCAGCGTGCGCTCAAGGCTTTGCCCAATCAGGGGCTGGGGCTGTGGGTCGGCGCGCAGAACGTGCTCGGGACGCTGGGTCTGCTCGGGCATGTGCTGTCGCTGTGCAAGACCTTGCGCGATGCGTTCGAAATCGGGGTTCGGCATCAGCACACTTCCGGCGGGATTGTCGTTTCCAGCGTCGATGTGGTGGGCGATCAGGTCTATGTCGATGTTGAGTGCCGGCTGCCGTTTGCCGAGGTGCAGGTGTTTGCCGTTGAAGAGTTTTTCGCCAGCCTGCTGGTCTATGGCCGGGCGCTGGTGGGCGAGACGTTCAAGCCGATAGCCGTGGAGTTCATGCACGCCGCGCCGGATTACGTCGATGAATACCGGCGGCTGCTGGGGCCGGAGGTGCGCTTCGGGTGCCTGCACAACCGCATGTTGATCGACGTGCAATGGCTGGATGTGAACCTTCCCAACCATCATTCGCTGGCGCTGCGTCAGGCGGTCAAGTTGCTGGAGCTGGAGGCGGCGCAGGTTCACCAGAAACTCGATCTGATCCAGGCGGTGGAGCGGGCGATTGCCCGTGACTTGAGCCGGGGCAGCCATATTGAAAAGATTGCCGGCGACTTGAACATGAGCAGCCGAACCTTGCGCCGGCGGCTGACTGAACACTCACTGACGTTTGAAGCATTGCTGGAGCAAGTGCGTCAGGCGCGCACCATGAGTTTGCTGGCTAATCCGGACATGCCGATCGAGCGGATTACCGAGGAGGTCGGCTATAGCGATGTGCGCAGTTTTCGCCGGGCGTTCAAGCGCTGGACGGGGAAAAGCCCGAGTGCGTGGCGCAGTGCTTCGATTTGA
- a CDS encoding SphA family protein yields MTPNRATFPVRLALSLLGCAATLPVLATEAGVDNIGPGTDGFFMLPLEVDSLPENMVAFNLYYNHYKSRKLNISSLGGKVPNVEIESTAVIPRLDYLSPVRIFGGRLAGYIAQPWLKQEVSAFGLSDTREGMGDTTIAPIILWDMGKDLTLGAAVEITVPTGEYSVDRLANTSNNFYTYKPLFSFTWLPTERTEVSMKTTYSFNEKNKDTDYKSGQIFHFDYSASYKITDDLMLGINGYYLKQTTDDKQFGHTVQFAGEDVSDGVRGKVFAIGPALHFTFLKYASAEIRWAKEFDVENRPEGEMLWAKVSIPYAF; encoded by the coding sequence ATGACCCCGAATCGCGCGACATTCCCTGTGCGACTGGCGCTGAGCCTGCTCGGCTGCGCCGCGACCCTGCCGGTGCTGGCCACCGAAGCCGGCGTCGACAACATCGGCCCCGGCACCGACGGCTTTTTCATGCTGCCGCTGGAGGTCGACAGCCTTCCGGAGAACATGGTCGCCTTCAACCTCTACTACAACCATTACAAGTCACGAAAGCTCAACATCAGTTCGCTCGGCGGCAAGGTGCCGAATGTCGAGATCGAATCCACTGCCGTCATCCCGCGCCTCGACTACCTGAGCCCGGTGCGGATTTTCGGCGGACGTCTGGCCGGTTACATCGCCCAGCCGTGGCTCAAGCAGGAAGTCTCGGCGTTCGGCCTGAGCGACACCCGTGAAGGCATGGGCGATACCACCATCGCGCCGATCATCCTGTGGGACATGGGCAAGGATCTGACCCTCGGCGCCGCCGTGGAAATCACCGTGCCCACCGGCGAATACAGCGTCGATCGGCTGGCCAACACCAGTAACAACTTCTACACCTACAAACCGCTGTTCTCCTTCACCTGGCTGCCGACCGAGCGCACCGAGGTGTCGATGAAAACCACCTACAGCTTCAACGAGAAGAACAAGGACACCGACTACAAGTCCGGGCAGATCTTCCACTTCGATTACTCGGCCAGCTACAAGATCACCGACGACCTGATGCTCGGCATCAACGGTTACTACCTCAAGCAGACCACCGACGACAAACAGTTCGGCCACACCGTGCAGTTCGCCGGCGAAGACGTGAGCGACGGCGTGCGCGGCAAGGTCTTCGCCATCGGCCCGGCGCTGCACTTCACCTTCCTCAAGTACGCCAGCGCCGAGATCCGCTGGGCCAAGGAATTCGACGTGGAGAACCGGCCAGAGGGCGAAATGTTGTGGGCGAAGGTGAGTATTCCGTATGCGTTCTGA
- a CDS encoding type II toxin-antitoxin system RelE/ParE family toxin: MDALPLEWSDQALDDLADIIDYVEQYNSNASAALQHKVGAATQRLSSIPYGYRSGRAPGTREMVVNPNYLLVYRVNGRIKILTLVHTRRQYPRTSST, encoded by the coding sequence ATCGACGCGCTGCCGCTTGAATGGAGCGATCAAGCTCTGGACGATCTGGCTGACATTATCGATTACGTTGAACAATACAACTCCAACGCTTCAGCGGCTCTGCAGCACAAGGTTGGTGCAGCAACGCAAAGGCTTTCATCAATCCCTTATGGTTACCGATCCGGTCGAGCGCCAGGCACTCGGGAAATGGTGGTCAATCCGAACTATCTGCTGGTCTATCGAGTGAACGGGCGCATCAAAATACTGACGTTAGTCCACACCCGACGACAATACCCACGAACCTCATCTACATAA